Proteins encoded in a region of the Sebastes fasciatus isolate fSebFas1 chromosome 9, fSebFas1.pri, whole genome shotgun sequence genome:
- the ubac2 gene encoding ubiquitin-associated domain-containing protein 2, with the protein MFTTTGSRGLYKAPLSKGLLLVLNGLTVMLTLLPHYQELFSYNLQADTLQTQVWSLLCGRLVCLDVKDAFCSSLLIYNFRIFERRFGTRKFASFLFGTWCLSALMDFLLAQAFQYLFDYEVEELPAGLLAPVFSLFVPFYRLIPRVPVTQVLGHIHITNKSLVYIVGLQLLTSGPFMWLLALSGLISGALYHSNVLWLQKLLFVPAWVSWIGRYILEPIFSSSQPSSETPVGMGATLDIQRQQRMDILDQQLLLAQYNESRRNTRPQPQGGLLQWTRLFPFLRQRGQNRPPMQPRPQAQTPPSTQTPLPDNSPIAEDQVARLIEMGFSRTDALEALRASNNDINMATNFLLQH; encoded by the exons ATGTTTACCACCACCGGCTCCCGGGGCCTGT ACAAGGCTCCTCTGTCTAAAGGCCTCCTGCTGGTCCTCAACGGGCTGACTGTGATGCTCACTCTGCTGCCTCACTACCAGGAGCTGTTCTCATACAACCTGCAGGCTGACACACTGCAGACACAG GTGTGGAGTTTGCTGTGTGGAAGGCTGGTCTGTCTCGACGTGAAGGACGCCTTCTGTAGCAGCCTGCTCATTTACAACTTCCGAATCTTTGAGAGGAGGTTTGGCACCAGGAAGTTTGCC TCCTTCCTGTTTGGCACTTGGTGTCTCTCTGCGCTGATGGACTTCCTGCTGGCCCAGGCTTTCCAGTATCTGTTCGACTATGAGGTGGAGGAACTGCCTGCAGGACT GCTCGCTCCAGTCTTCTCTCTGTTTGTGCCTTTCTACCGGTTGATCCCCAGGGTGCCAGTCACCCAGGTCCTGGGCCACATCCACATCACCAACAAGTCCCTGGTCTACATAGTAGGCTTACAG CTGTTGACTTCTGGTCCCTTCATGTGGCTCCTTGCACTCAGTGGACTG ATCTCAGGCGCACTGTACCACTCCAATGTTCTCTGGTTACAGAAGCTCCTGTTTGTACCCGCCTGGGTGTCTTGGATTGGACGGTATATTCTGGAGCCAATCTTCTCAA GCTCTCAACCGAGCAGTGAGACGCCCGTGGGGATGGGCGCCACTCTGGACATCCAGAGGCAGCAGAGGATGGACATACTCgaccagcagctgctgctggccCAGTACAACGAGTCCAGGAGGAACACCAGACCACAGCCACAG ggTGGGTTGTTACAGTGGACCAGGTTGTTCCCCTTCCTGAGACAAAGAGGACAGAACCGACCCCCAATGCAGCCCCGCCCCCAGGCTCAGACACCCCCATCCACACAGACACCTCTACCGGACAACTCTCCTATCGCAGAGGATCAG GTTGCACGGTTGATTGAAATGGGCTTTTCCAGAACTGATGCCCTCGAGGCCCTCAGAGCTTCAAACAACGACATCAACATGGCAACCAACTTCCTCTTGCAACactga